One Salinimonas marina DNA segment encodes these proteins:
- a CDS encoding DNA cytosine methyltransferase, giving the protein MSVEREASAHKTLTLRAFYRLLKATGSKEAVNDYFNYVGGSPTLNKSKISKEQLICKYSDLWEEACAETLYEPTALGEDNDKIKARLLELKNQYQDEPWVVIGGPPCQAYSLVGRARNKGIEGYTAETDNRHFLYREYLSVLSIMQPDVFVMENVKGILSSRINGELIFPSILTDLKNLGVAVKDPDSKRKYHIYSFVKQPDSQELSEPTYSDFRDFIIRAEDYGVPQARHRVILLGIAEDLDHVPATLKKQSQVPIETVLSDLPALRSKISRKADSPEAWEQVISSQVKTLAKTKTTDKALEAVIEYMQNVVGDLKTSSPIEQHAKTESWSAESSNEHLREWLLNDHCEWVLNHHARSHMSSDLGRYLFSACWASTPINIESSKPFPKATDYPEALAPTHANWKSGKFADRFRVQRYGRPATTITSHISKDGHYFIHPDPTQCRSLTVREAARIQTFSDDYFFEGNRTQQYVQVGNAVPPYLAKQLAETVACLFSK; this is encoded by the coding sequence ATGTCTGTTGAGCGTGAGGCCAGTGCCCACAAAACACTTACGCTGCGAGCCTTCTATCGCTTATTAAAAGCCACTGGAAGTAAGGAAGCTGTCAACGATTATTTTAATTACGTGGGGGGCTCCCCCACGTTGAATAAAAGTAAAATTTCTAAAGAGCAACTTATCTGTAAGTACAGCGACCTCTGGGAAGAAGCTTGCGCAGAAACGCTTTACGAGCCGACAGCCCTGGGGGAAGATAATGATAAAATTAAAGCCCGTTTACTCGAGCTAAAAAATCAATATCAAGATGAGCCATGGGTCGTAATAGGCGGGCCCCCCTGCCAGGCATATTCATTAGTAGGCCGGGCAAGAAATAAAGGCATTGAAGGCTATACCGCTGAAACAGATAACCGTCATTTCCTGTATCGTGAGTATCTCAGTGTACTATCAATTATGCAGCCAGATGTCTTCGTTATGGAGAATGTGAAAGGAATTTTGTCTTCCAGAATAAATGGCGAGCTGATTTTTCCTTCTATCCTGACCGATTTGAAAAATCTTGGCGTTGCAGTTAAAGATCCTGATAGCAAAAGAAAATATCATATTTACTCATTCGTTAAGCAGCCGGACAGTCAGGAGCTTTCTGAGCCAACATATTCAGACTTTCGCGATTTCATAATACGAGCAGAAGATTATGGCGTTCCTCAGGCGCGTCACAGAGTCATACTGCTGGGTATTGCTGAAGATTTAGATCATGTACCGGCCACGCTTAAGAAACAGTCTCAGGTTCCAATAGAGACCGTACTTTCCGACCTGCCAGCCTTAAGAAGTAAAATTTCCAGAAAAGCAGACTCCCCCGAGGCCTGGGAGCAGGTAATAAGTAGTCAGGTAAAAACGTTAGCGAAAACGAAAACTACAGATAAAGCGCTTGAGGCAGTAATTGAGTATATGCAAAATGTAGTTGGCGACCTGAAAACCAGCTCGCCGATAGAACAGCATGCAAAAACAGAAAGCTGGTCAGCGGAAAGTTCGAACGAACATTTGCGGGAGTGGCTTTTAAATGACCATTGCGAATGGGTGCTGAACCATCACGCACGAAGCCATATGAGCAGTGATCTTGGACGCTATCTCTTTAGCGCCTGTTGGGCATCCACCCCGATAAATATCGAATCAAGCAAACCATTTCCGAAAGCCACCGACTATCCGGAAGCGCTTGCACCTACGCATGCAAACTGGAAATCGGGTAAGTTTGCAGACAGATTCCGGGTACAAAGGTACGGCAGACCTGCCACAACAATCACGAGCCATATTTCTAAGGATGGCCACTATTTTATCCATCCTGACCCAACTCAATGCAGAAGCCTGACCGTCAGAGAGGCAGCCAGAATTCAAACGTTTTCAGACGACTACTTCTTCGAAGGAAACCGCACTCAACAATATGTTCAGGTAGGAAATGCAGTGCCTCCTTATCTAGCGAAGCAGTTAGCAGAAACTGTTGCATGTTTGTTTAGTAAATAG
- a CDS encoding Z1 domain-containing protein, which yields MDFDSTLGFLKVGLDKAINGRFPVEKGYIQQFVDESEIAPLLTKSEKKKLSRHLETIYGTTQERGHTLTNDFREWYPERKAETQFYYWKRLHSYWLTTSALPVQVVQTIDSVTDEIIGYLGDPNDSNSWRRRGLVMGHVQSGKTTNYSALISKAADIGYRIIVVLAGITNSLRYQTQIRLDEAFVGKSSLGDDYNIQTYPVSYVLNTSSEHISPRHPYCGTTQNSDFSVKTAKAVTASEGNFAEPILFVTKKNEKVLGRLIDWLQGLRQGSALEGPMLIIDDEADNASVNTSKDPGLATRINQRVRSLMQTSRRTSYVGYTATPFANIFIDPDTEDEMLENDLFPEHFIKSLTPPDNYIGANKLFPQEHHPLAEACVKIIPDDYQDLLPVSHKASHQLDALPVSLEEAVFHYLLVRAVRVLNDDGDKNSSMLVNVSRFNAVQHQVHELIYRLLYNIKSSVETWAKSDFWNKSDMLKSMAAIWEAEFESTVEITWDELRTVLNRALSPVEVKLVNMQGEGWIILMLLNRDYI from the coding sequence ATGGATTTTGATTCAACTTTAGGCTTTCTGAAAGTTGGTTTAGATAAAGCAATTAACGGAAGGTTTCCGGTCGAAAAAGGTTATATTCAACAATTTGTAGATGAATCTGAGATAGCGCCGCTGCTTACAAAAAGTGAAAAAAAGAAGCTTTCCCGCCACCTCGAAACGATATATGGAACAACTCAAGAGCGGGGGCATACGCTGACAAATGACTTCAGAGAATGGTACCCGGAGCGTAAGGCTGAAACGCAATTTTACTATTGGAAGCGTTTGCATAGCTACTGGCTAACTACTTCTGCACTGCCAGTTCAGGTCGTCCAAACAATCGACAGCGTAACTGACGAAATTATCGGGTATCTTGGCGATCCAAATGACTCTAATAGCTGGCGTAGACGTGGCCTGGTCATGGGGCATGTTCAATCGGGAAAAACGACAAATTATTCAGCTCTTATTTCGAAGGCGGCAGATATCGGTTACAGAATAATCGTCGTACTTGCGGGTATTACCAACTCACTCCGGTATCAAACTCAAATTAGACTTGATGAAGCATTTGTAGGTAAGTCTTCACTTGGCGATGATTATAATATTCAAACTTACCCGGTTTCATACGTATTAAACACCTCGTCCGAGCATATATCGCCAAGACACCCGTATTGTGGTACTACACAGAATAGTGACTTTAGTGTTAAAACGGCCAAAGCAGTTACGGCTTCAGAAGGGAACTTCGCAGAGCCGATACTATTTGTGACCAAAAAAAATGAGAAAGTGCTGGGAAGGTTAATAGATTGGCTGCAAGGATTACGACAGGGAAGTGCGTTGGAAGGGCCAATGCTGATTATTGACGATGAAGCTGACAATGCGTCTGTTAACACATCAAAAGATCCTGGACTTGCGACCAGAATTAACCAGCGGGTAAGGTCTTTAATGCAAACATCGAGAAGAACTTCCTATGTAGGATATACGGCAACGCCATTTGCTAATATTTTTATCGATCCCGACACTGAAGATGAAATGCTGGAAAACGACTTATTTCCGGAACACTTCATAAAATCCCTAACACCACCAGATAATTACATCGGTGCAAATAAGCTTTTTCCACAAGAACACCATCCGCTCGCTGAAGCATGCGTAAAAATAATCCCAGATGATTACCAAGACCTTCTGCCTGTGTCACATAAGGCGAGCCATCAGTTAGACGCACTTCCTGTAAGTTTGGAAGAGGCTGTGTTTCATTATTTATTAGTTAGAGCAGTACGCGTTTTAAACGATGATGGCGATAAAAATTCTTCAATGCTGGTAAATGTTAGCAGGTTCAATGCTGTACAGCATCAGGTACACGAACTTATTTACAGGTTACTATATAACATCAAAAGTAGTGTTGAGACCTGGGCTAAAAGCGACTTTTGGAATAAGTCGGACATGCTCAAGTCTATGGCTGCGATTTGGGAAGCAGAATTTGAGAGTACTGTGGAAATCACCTGGGATGAGCTTAGGACTGTCCTGAACAGGGCGTTATCGCCTGTTGAAGTGAAACTTGTAAATATGCAGGGGGAGGGCTGGATTATACTGATGCTCCTAAATCGGGACTACATATAA
- a CDS encoding very short patch repair endonuclease translates to MADVHSKVVRSKNMRSIRAVDTKPELLLRKALHNAGFRYRLYKKGLPGKPDIVLAKHRTVIFVHGCFWHKHDCHLFKLPKTHSEWWLNKLTANRYRDLMVEDKLRENGWRVIVVWECTLKGKFKVELPELLTKISNWIETGSSNYLEIPAPDFC, encoded by the coding sequence ATGGCAGATGTACATTCCAAAGTAGTCCGCAGCAAAAACATGCGATCCATTCGTGCGGTCGATACAAAACCTGAATTGTTGTTACGGAAGGCTCTTCACAATGCCGGATTCCGATATCGCCTGTATAAAAAAGGATTGCCGGGCAAACCAGATATTGTATTGGCGAAGCACAGAACGGTTATCTTCGTGCACGGGTGCTTCTGGCACAAACATGATTGCCACCTCTTCAAATTACCCAAAACACATAGTGAATGGTGGCTCAATAAATTGACAGCTAACCGATACCGGGATCTGATGGTGGAAGATAAACTGCGGGAAAACGGATGGCGGGTGATTGTGGTATGGGAATGCACACTCAAAGGAAAATTCAAAGTAGAGCTACCAGAGCTTTTGACAAAAATTTCAAACTGGATAGAAACGGGCAGCAGTAATTATTTAGAGATCCCAGCGCCTGATTTTTGCTGA
- a CDS encoding class I SAM-dependent methyltransferase, translated as MSENIRFYTRNAEKLSTQYNSVSFENVHSDWVSEIPDQGFVLDIGAGSGRDAQFLAAKGLTVFAVEPATGIRERAQQYTVNQNVHWLDDRLPSLDKVFSLQTKFDLILLSAVWMHVAPSERERCIRKISSLLKARGKIVISLRHGACNDERTMHPVSADELAAFAKKFGLAFRLVNENPRKDELDRKDVSWQTVILTLPDDGSGAFPLLRNIIMNDSKSSTYKVALLRTLLRIAEGHPGAVIKREQEKVALPLGLVALYWIRLYKPLIDHYKIPQHGQSRGYGFIKDNGWKSLTSYPASDFYVGATYPGDGISKAVFYTIKQVAELIEKMPVKYITNPGSDTKVFSVNRFQPKRPNTGLTLDGKFLSSFGEFYVPAHIWDSLTRFSAWIEPSLVNEWASLMAGYCDKNNIKIAKGDLLETLAWIDPKRTTAKVRSRVDELLTKDRVHCCWSGKAIRSAGYAVDHAMPFARWPNNDLWNLLPTQTRVNSSKSDKLPTSVRMMNSRSLITEWWEQAWEKQADEFFIQANLALPNLSASNRNFDNVFEAMTIQRDRIKDFQQLEEW; from the coding sequence TTGTCTGAAAATATAAGGTTTTATACGCGGAATGCTGAAAAGCTGTCTACGCAGTACAACAGCGTTTCCTTTGAAAACGTTCATAGCGACTGGGTAAGTGAAATCCCCGATCAGGGCTTCGTGCTGGACATCGGCGCCGGTTCAGGAAGAGATGCTCAGTTTCTTGCCGCAAAGGGTCTCACGGTTTTTGCGGTTGAGCCTGCAACTGGTATTCGGGAGCGGGCTCAACAATACACCGTAAACCAAAATGTTCACTGGCTTGATGATCGTCTTCCTTCTCTCGATAAAGTATTCAGCCTCCAGACAAAATTTGACCTGATTCTTCTTAGTGCGGTCTGGATGCATGTTGCACCTTCTGAGCGTGAACGGTGCATAAGGAAAATCAGCTCACTACTTAAAGCCAGAGGAAAAATTGTAATTTCATTACGACATGGTGCATGTAACGATGAACGAACCATGCATCCGGTGTCGGCAGATGAACTGGCTGCATTTGCCAAAAAGTTTGGTCTTGCTTTCAGGCTGGTTAACGAAAATCCCAGGAAGGATGAGTTAGATCGCAAGGATGTCAGCTGGCAAACCGTCATTCTTACGCTTCCTGACGACGGCTCCGGCGCATTTCCGCTTCTTCGCAATATCATCATGAACGACAGTAAATCATCTACTTACAAAGTTGCTTTGTTGCGCACGCTATTGAGAATAGCTGAGGGCCATCCTGGCGCCGTAATCAAAAGAGAGCAGGAAAAAGTAGCTTTGCCCCTGGGGTTGGTCGCGCTCTATTGGATAAGACTCTACAAACCGCTTATAGACCATTACAAAATACCTCAGCATGGGCAATCAAGGGGATACGGTTTTATAAAAGATAACGGGTGGAAATCACTTACGTCTTATCCCGCCAGTGATTTTTATGTAGGGGCAACTTATCCGGGGGACGGAATATCTAAGGCTGTATTCTATACGATAAAACAGGTTGCGGAACTGATTGAAAAAATGCCTGTGAAGTATATTACAAACCCCGGCTCAGACACAAAAGTGTTCAGTGTTAACAGATTTCAGCCCAAACGGCCCAATACCGGTCTTACTCTTGATGGAAAGTTTCTGTCCTCATTTGGTGAGTTCTATGTACCAGCTCATATATGGGATTCCCTGACCAGGTTCAGTGCCTGGATAGAACCTTCACTGGTAAATGAGTGGGCTTCACTGATGGCTGGTTATTGCGATAAAAATAATATAAAAATAGCGAAAGGGGATCTTCTGGAAACATTGGCATGGATAGATCCGAAAAGAACCACGGCCAAAGTAAGAAGTCGTGTAGATGAGCTATTGACCAAAGACAGAGTTCACTGTTGTTGGTCAGGTAAAGCAATTCGTTCAGCCGGTTATGCCGTTGATCATGCTATGCCATTTGCACGCTGGCCCAATAATGACTTGTGGAATCTGCTACCAACTCAAACCAGGGTAAATAGCAGCAAATCCGATAAATTACCCACTTCTGTGAGGATGATGAACAGCCGTAGTCTTATTACAGAGTGGTGGGAGCAAGCGTGGGAAAAGCAGGCTGATGAATTTTTTATACAGGCTAACCTCGCATTACCTAACTTATCTGCAAGTAACAGAAATTTCGATAATGTTTTCGAGGCAATGACAATTCAAAGAGACCGGATAAAAGACTTCCAGCAACTTGAAGAGTGGTGA
- a CDS encoding Z1 domain-containing protein: MAVGGLALARGLTLEGLTTSYVLRNVGAADTLLQMGRWFGYRPGYERLCRVHMTENMHAHFTEINESVEELRHDLVVMEKQKKRPSEFGLKVRHSPTGIAITAANKMRTAEEIEVALDLSCKHTQAYEVYDDLAINKHNKMAIDELLASLNVNGSTNYNEEDKAIVYSNVPVQEVLELLTKFQNPTTHFALGSNNESLVTNYISDRLKELSSWDVAIPFVGLKSNRPFPYQTDKNAYCRSRHSGDTGDLEKGKVKITAKNVVADPNPNDLRFGQGDITESVNKLKKEDSDLRPTQAHLQARRKPLLILHIFDFEDKENRSSLSRAEDLVVSLSIGFPETKVKVKPKKYAATSRFLEMLKSMASENETDEVLEDE, from the coding sequence ATAGCGGTCGGGGGACTAGCACTTGCCCGGGGGCTAACCCTTGAAGGATTGACAACGTCCTATGTATTAAGAAACGTCGGAGCAGCGGATACGTTGTTGCAGATGGGAAGGTGGTTCGGATACCGGCCGGGTTATGAAAGACTTTGCCGGGTGCATATGACCGAGAACATGCATGCACATTTCACTGAAATCAATGAGTCGGTAGAGGAGCTAAGACATGATCTCGTGGTTATGGAAAAACAGAAAAAAAGACCAAGCGAGTTTGGATTAAAAGTAAGGCATAGCCCTACAGGTATTGCGATAACTGCTGCAAACAAAATGCGCACAGCCGAAGAAATAGAAGTCGCGTTGGATCTATCCTGCAAGCATACCCAAGCATACGAAGTATATGACGACTTAGCCATAAACAAACATAATAAAATGGCGATTGATGAGCTCTTAGCGAGTTTAAATGTAAATGGCTCCACGAACTACAACGAAGAGGACAAAGCTATCGTTTATAGTAATGTGCCTGTTCAAGAGGTATTGGAGTTACTTACCAAATTCCAAAATCCTACGACCCACTTTGCCCTGGGTTCCAACAACGAAAGTCTAGTAACCAATTATATATCTGATCGGTTGAAAGAACTCTCTAGCTGGGATGTTGCAATCCCCTTCGTTGGTTTAAAAAGTAATAGACCCTTTCCTTATCAAACGGACAAAAATGCTTACTGTAGAAGTAGGCACAGTGGCGATACAGGTGATTTAGAGAAAGGTAAAGTAAAAATAACCGCTAAGAATGTTGTGGCGGATCCTAATCCTAACGATCTTCGCTTCGGCCAAGGCGACATCACTGAATCTGTAAATAAGCTTAAAAAAGAAGATAGTGACCTGCGACCAACGCAAGCACACCTGCAAGCCAGGAGAAAGCCGTTATTGATCCTTCATATTTTCGACTTCGAAGATAAAGAGAACCGATCAAGTCTTAGCCGAGCAGAAGACTTAGTAGTTTCGTTGAGTATTGGCTTTCCAGAAACAAAGGTTAAGGTTAAACCGAAAAAGTACGCAGCGACGTCTAGATTTTTAGAAATGCTGAAATCAATGGCCAGTGAAAATGAAACAGACGAGGTCCTGGAAGATGAATGA
- a CDS encoding PD-(D/E)XK motif protein, with amino-acid sequence MNDFTLKWQEHSSTGKSAGVFRVFPDNPFDFFIGFSECGCREFYFSWESLEPEKISELSLKNIQLGLEKSGEEYTLKLTLLENDYKDLFSVVCVDLAKAVENVKSLNIAISIVYRRLLRWSDLLSRSSKRTMTLNEQRGLIGELSLLKLILKKESFHTASVINGWRGPEGDTNDLSINGVRVEVKAQLASQAKGIRVSSLQQLEDDKRELFVSLFRLSPAEKGASLKSLITDIESIVAQDIELLFEFRRKYLLSGYDSEADYAETTYNVPEPTLYGVADGFPRLTPENVPPGVSAASYFIDAQYIKPFEVLFEYLESLING; translated from the coding sequence ATGAATGATTTTACGCTGAAATGGCAGGAGCATTCATCAACAGGTAAATCAGCGGGGGTTTTTAGGGTTTTTCCTGATAATCCTTTTGACTTTTTTATCGGGTTTTCAGAATGTGGCTGCCGTGAATTTTATTTCTCATGGGAATCGCTCGAACCGGAAAAAATATCAGAGCTTTCGCTTAAAAACATTCAACTTGGTTTAGAAAAAAGCGGCGAAGAATACACCTTAAAGTTAACTCTGTTGGAAAACGACTATAAAGATTTATTTTCTGTCGTGTGTGTCGATTTAGCGAAAGCCGTAGAAAATGTAAAAAGCTTAAATATAGCAATTTCAATAGTATACAGAAGACTTCTACGTTGGTCTGATTTGCTTTCCAGAAGCTCCAAAAGAACGATGACGCTGAACGAGCAACGTGGTCTAATTGGAGAGTTATCTTTATTAAAATTGATTTTAAAGAAAGAGAGTTTTCATACTGCCAGTGTAATAAATGGTTGGCGAGGGCCAGAAGGTGACACAAACGATTTGAGTATAAATGGCGTCCGTGTTGAAGTAAAAGCGCAATTAGCCTCTCAGGCTAAAGGTATCCGGGTAAGCTCCTTGCAACAACTTGAGGATGACAAACGCGAGCTTTTTGTTAGTTTATTTAGATTGTCTCCCGCAGAAAAAGGCGCATCACTCAAAAGCTTAATTACAGATATTGAAAGTATCGTAGCTCAGGATATTGAATTACTATTTGAATTTAGAAGAAAGTATCTATTGTCAGGTTACGATAGTGAGGCAGATTATGCAGAAACAACATATAACGTGCCAGAACCAACGCTTTATGGAGTTGCCGATGGCTTTCCACGACTAACACCTGAGAATGTACCTCCAGGAGTCTCAGCAGCTTCGTATTTTATTGATGCACAGTACATAAAGCCATTTGAAGTTTTGTTTGAATACTTAGAGAGTTTAATAAATGGATAA
- a CDS encoding GEVED domain-containing protein, translated as MKIINPLILLAMTVFVTACGGSDAPDPKTSQQNNISDKASSDESDNADGDDISSDSDGAAGSDDSGSEAPAPSISGKVIDGYVSGATVWIDFNNNGVFDDDEPSAVSEAAGNYTLELTDTQQQCAAYATVYVDVPVGAMDEDLGEVTEAYQMVRPPQMAVLDDDSLLHVSPLTTVLWQGIQDALNGSDFSDCETLLTDQAKRQEVQALVDDTIGNTVSLYNISAETIFRDFIADENDEAKALAQQFVKGLQQSFAHTQTVKAAYPQASEVRVVHYFGHNPYYTDDDEPHWFRDVVVFNGDEFIARDDLMNDELSEVLTPIYYRDSLDTAWGDGLLTATKDTIYNGDGGGFRCSLSEQVSITQADVTYALQNYLPEGQQAATADGCENQSFVNTTPRRIFYITYDEANKSYLADLRQEDGTVTVLPHWVGFAEASDQFDFAELVAELEVSGYRFDEPVTIPTSSWAKRQTWDEGDIRYQIDYDSTGQWLKTTTQADGTYTTECSYDEGTSWEACRDA; from the coding sequence ATGAAAATAATAAACCCGCTCATTCTTTTAGCAATGACCGTCTTCGTGACCGCGTGTGGCGGCTCAGACGCTCCTGATCCGAAAACTTCGCAGCAAAATAATATCAGCGATAAAGCATCATCCGATGAGTCGGACAACGCCGATGGTGACGATATTTCTTCGGACAGTGACGGCGCTGCAGGCTCTGATGACTCTGGCTCTGAAGCACCCGCACCGTCGATATCGGGTAAGGTCATCGATGGCTATGTGAGTGGGGCGACGGTGTGGATCGACTTTAATAACAATGGCGTGTTTGATGACGATGAACCCAGTGCGGTGTCTGAAGCGGCTGGTAATTACACTCTTGAGTTAACCGACACTCAGCAGCAGTGCGCCGCCTATGCCACGGTGTATGTTGATGTGCCGGTGGGCGCGATGGATGAAGATTTGGGCGAAGTTACCGAGGCGTATCAAATGGTGCGGCCACCACAGATGGCGGTGCTTGATGATGACAGTTTGCTGCATGTTTCGCCCCTGACCACAGTATTGTGGCAAGGCATTCAGGATGCGCTGAATGGCTCTGATTTTAGCGATTGTGAAACCTTGCTAACCGATCAGGCAAAACGTCAGGAAGTGCAGGCGCTGGTAGACGATACTATCGGCAATACGGTGAGCCTGTATAACATCAGTGCCGAAACCATTTTTCGTGATTTCATTGCCGATGAAAACGACGAGGCCAAGGCCCTGGCTCAACAATTTGTAAAAGGGCTGCAACAAAGCTTTGCGCATACTCAGACCGTAAAAGCAGCTTATCCGCAGGCATCTGAGGTGCGGGTAGTGCATTATTTTGGTCACAATCCCTATTACACCGATGATGATGAGCCGCACTGGTTCCGGGATGTGGTGGTCTTTAATGGCGATGAGTTTATTGCCCGCGACGATCTGATGAATGACGAGCTAAGCGAAGTACTAACCCCCATCTATTATCGGGACTCGCTGGATACCGCGTGGGGCGACGGGCTGCTCACGGCCACCAAAGATACGATTTACAACGGCGATGGGGGCGGCTTTCGGTGTAGCCTTAGTGAGCAGGTCTCAATTACCCAGGCGGATGTGACCTATGCATTGCAAAATTATTTGCCCGAGGGACAGCAGGCCGCGACGGCCGATGGCTGTGAAAACCAATCCTTTGTAAACACCACCCCCCGCCGGATCTTTTATATTACCTATGATGAGGCCAATAAATCGTATCTGGCCGACTTACGCCAGGAAGACGGCACGGTAACGGTCCTGCCCCATTGGGTGGGTTTTGCCGAAGCCAGCGATCAGTTTGATTTTGCTGAGCTGGTGGCCGAACTTGAGGTATCAGGCTACCGGTTTGATGAGCCAGTGACTATTCCCACCAGTTCATGGGCGAAGCGCCAAACCTGGGATGAAGGCGATATACGTTACCAGATTGACTATGATTCGACCGGACAGTGGCTGAAAACCACCACCCAGGCCGATGGCACCTATACCACTGAGTGCTCCTACGATGAAGGCACCAGCTGGGAGGCCTGCCGCGACGCGTAA
- a CDS encoding AIPR family protein, whose product MDNNKKDFEELAQEIKAGIASTGDMPVTEFFNLYAEAAAENGDTPDLTYCPILKDSAGGYRVDGYAFDVQESSDSAISELYLAVCEYHDDSEQFSITKKNIEKAVEGIRRFVTKATTSDFIFDLEESSPAFQLAILLKEHLVKIKRIRLVVFTNGVLSLRKKSFPDEKVGELLLSVNVIDIERYSKITSQGNEPVEVNFVEDFGGGIKNLAASPSGINSYKSYLFALPGNVLAEVFARYKNRLLEKNVRTYLQAVTKVNKGILKTIEKEPHMFFAYNNGITATASGIALYESEDGETLIEKIDDFQIVNGGQTTASLNYARDAKSLDLSNVFVQVKLAVVESDTIADVVPKISEYANTQNKVSTADLQANSEIQIQIERVSKQVQTPQRAGELHSSRWFYERARGQFKSLFSYKTAAERKKLQTLYPRSQLISKTDLAKYEFAFDARPHHVSEGAQKCFSRFVQVLNKYSVKDINDQWFRRAVAKAILFNEVDKAVNGATWYQEDRGYKAPIVAYTVSAVADGFRSQGLQIDLDRIWKEQSLDSNFLNWVVNVAQNVAKILKSPHRK is encoded by the coding sequence ATGGATAATAATAAAAAGGATTTTGAAGAACTGGCACAAGAGATAAAAGCCGGAATTGCTTCTACCGGTGATATGCCTGTCACTGAGTTTTTTAACCTTTATGCTGAAGCTGCAGCAGAAAATGGAGATACTCCGGATCTGACATATTGCCCAATCCTAAAGGATTCTGCAGGTGGGTATAGGGTAGACGGGTATGCTTTTGACGTGCAAGAGAGCTCCGATAGTGCTATCAGTGAGTTATATCTGGCTGTATGTGAATATCACGATGATAGCGAGCAATTTTCTATAACAAAGAAGAATATAGAAAAGGCAGTGGAGGGCATTAGAAGGTTTGTCACAAAGGCTACAACATCTGATTTTATCTTTGATTTAGAAGAGTCCAGCCCTGCCTTTCAACTTGCGATACTGTTGAAAGAGCACCTCGTTAAAATTAAACGTATAAGATTGGTTGTTTTCACTAACGGAGTTTTAAGTTTAAGAAAAAAAAGTTTTCCAGATGAAAAAGTCGGGGAATTACTCCTTAGTGTTAACGTCATTGATATCGAACGATACAGTAAAATAACTTCGCAAGGAAACGAGCCGGTCGAAGTAAACTTCGTCGAGGACTTCGGTGGCGGGATAAAAAACCTCGCAGCTTCTCCTTCAGGTATCAATTCTTATAAAAGTTATTTATTTGCATTACCAGGCAACGTTCTCGCCGAAGTTTTTGCACGTTATAAAAATCGGCTCTTAGAAAAAAACGTACGTACTTATCTACAGGCAGTAACGAAGGTTAATAAAGGGATATTAAAGACCATTGAAAAAGAACCTCATATGTTCTTTGCTTATAACAACGGAATAACTGCCACAGCCTCTGGTATTGCACTTTACGAGAGCGAAGATGGTGAGACTCTTATCGAAAAAATTGATGACTTTCAGATAGTCAATGGTGGGCAAACTACGGCGTCGCTAAACTATGCGAGGGATGCAAAGTCACTTGATCTCAGTAACGTTTTTGTCCAGGTAAAACTCGCTGTAGTAGAAAGCGATACAATAGCAGACGTAGTGCCTAAAATATCAGAGTATGCAAACACTCAGAACAAAGTTTCTACCGCTGACTTGCAAGCAAATAGCGAGATTCAAATCCAGATTGAAAGAGTATCAAAACAGGTACAAACACCTCAACGTGCAGGGGAGCTCCATAGTAGCAGGTGGTTCTATGAAAGAGCGAGGGGGCAGTTTAAAAGTTTATTTTCCTATAAAACGGCGGCAGAACGTAAAAAGCTTCAAACACTTTATCCAAGGTCACAACTTATATCGAAAACGGATCTTGCAAAATATGAGTTCGCCTTTGATGCGAGACCTCACCATGTGAGTGAGGGTGCTCAAAAATGTTTCTCTCGTTTTGTGCAGGTACTAAACAAGTACAGCGTAAAAGATATAAATGACCAGTGGTTCAGGCGTGCAGTTGCAAAAGCTATCTTGTTTAATGAAGTAGATAAAGCTGTGAATGGTGCGACGTGGTACCAAGAGGATAGGGGGTATAAAGCGCCCATCGTAGCCTATACGGTTTCAGCTGTTGCAGATGGTTTCAGAAGTCAGGGGCTACAGATAGATCTGGACCGTATTTGGAAGGAGCAATCACTCGATAGTAACTTCTTAAACTGGGTTGTCAATGTTGCTCAGAATGTTGCTAAAATCCTCAAGTCCCCCCACCGGAAGTGA